TTTATGCCTAAAAATCGAATAAATCTGATTATATTTGAAAATAAAAACTTCCCAAAATTGAAAGCTAAGACAATACCATTATTCTTTTTCTTTTTTCTATCTATTCAACTATGCGCTCAGGATTTACTGCCTTTTGTAGAAAATTACAGCAAATCCAATTACCAAGGCGACAACCAAATTTGGAATGTAGCTCAAGGAACTGATGATGCCATGTATTTTGCTAATAATTATAACTTGTTGCGTTATGATGGTGTAAAATGGGAAAAATATTCTTTGCCAAACAAAACAATTATTCGATCTATAATGGTAGACGGAGACCGAATATATTCAGGTTCTTATAAAGAATTTGGGTATTGGTTTCGTAAAGGCGGGAAGATGCAATATGTTTCACTATCGAAAGGAAACAAAGTATTTGATGACAAGAATAATGAAGAAATTTGGAAGATAATTAAATTTAAAGGACAAATTTATTTTCAGTCATTTAATAGTCTTTTCCTTTTTGACGGAAAAGCAATCAAGCAAATAAAATTTCCTTTTTTAGCTTCTTATTGCTTTGTTGTAGACAATCAACTATTGATAGCATCAGTAGAGAAAGGGATTTATAAAATGAATCAAGGGATTATTCAAAAAGTGAATGAATGGTCCATTTTAGAAAATAATGTAATCCATGCCATTCAAAAACACGACGGCAAGATCTATTTTTTTACTAAAAAAAATGGAGTTTATGTATTAGAAAATAATACTCTTATTCCATGGAAAAATGCATTAAACACGATGCTGAAATCAGCAAATATAAATGTGGCTGAATTCATTAAAAATAATAAATTAGTAATTGGTACGGCAAGTAAAGGAGTTTTTATTTTTGATTTAAATGATGGTTCTTATACAAACATCAATAGAAATAATGTATTGATGAATAATTCTATTTTGAGTATTGGCCACGATAAAGAAGATGATCTTTGGTTAGGCTTGGATAATGGAATTGCACATATCGAAGTCAACTCACCTGTATCTATTTTTTATGACAGCTCCGGTATTCTAGGATCGGTTTATTCTGTTGCCAGTATTCCAAAAGGGTATTTAATGGCTTCTAATCACGGGGTATACAAATATGTTGACAAACAGTTATCGCTAATTCCCAATTCAGAAGGTCAAGCATGGAATATTAGTAAAATCAATAATAAATTCCTTATTGGTCATAATGAGGGGACTTTTATTTATGAAAATGATTCCTTTTATAAATTGAGTTCTATAAATGGAGGTTGGAATATGACCAAGAGTAGCATCAATAATTCTTTTATTCAAGCTACTTATAGCGGTGTGGTAATTTACAATGATGTTAACGATTTAAGCAAACATATTGTAGTGAAGGGAGTATTGAAACCAATTAAATATGTTGCGCAGAATAGAAAAAATGAAATATGGGCCGCTGATAATAACAGAGGTCTTTATCGAATAGTCTATAATGATGCATATGAAACACTAAGTGTAGATAATGTAACACAACTGAGTAAGATAACGAATGATTTTGGGGTTAAAATAGTGGAATTCCGTAATGAAATTCTTTTTTTAATACATCATACTTGGTATACGTACAATTCAATTACTAATCAATTAGAAGAAAATGAATTATTTAATGTGAATTTTAAAAACGTTTCCGATATAGTGACTATTGATGAAAATCATTTTATGGTGCTTAAAGATGGCCTTTTGTATCACATTTTTGCTAATAAAAATAAGTTTATTTGGAATATAGTTCAAGAAAAATATTACAAAGGTAAAATCATTAATGACAATTTGAATGTGTTCAAGAGTAATGATAATTATCTATTAAATTTAGATGATGGTTTTATAAAATTGCAACTAAAATACAATAATAAACCGATCCCAAAAATCAAGGTAGAAGCATTTAATGTAGATCAATTAGTAGTCAATAAATCAAAGATTGATTATAACTCAGAATTAAAACTGCATGTAATTTCAGGTATATATGGAGCAAATAAGCCTAGTCTATTTTATAAAATTAATGATTCAAAAGAATTTTTAGGTGTAAAAGAAGGAACGATCGTTCTTAATAATTTGGATAGTGGTGATTATGAAGTTTCTGTTTATAATCATGACGGTTTAAATTATAATAAAGTGGCTGAGTTTAATTATGAAGTAGCTAAGCCATGGTATTATTCTTTTTGGATGATTCTACTCTACCTTATTGTAATTAGTGTCATTTTATATGTGTATTATAGATGGAATAAAATTAGATACATTCAAAAATTGGCTTTAAGAGAAGAAGAGTTAAAGCATCAAAAGAAAATTCTTGAAATGGAATTGAAAGCGGAGAATGAGCTAAACAGTCAAGAGTATGAAAAACACATTCTAGAATTAGAATTGCAATCTAAATCATCAGAAGTTGCTGGAAAATCACTTTCGATAGCTAAGCAAAGTGAGATGATTGAAAAAATTCAAGGGATTTTAAATACGGAAACCGATATTAATAAATTAACGAGTGAGATTAAAAAGGCGATAAAAATTAACGCAGTTAATAAACATGAATGGGAAACTTTTGAAACTAATCTTAATCAGATTCATAATGAGTTTATAATAAATCTTTCTAAAAAGTTTCCAATTCTGACACCTAAAGATATCAAGCTTTGCATTTACTTAAAAATGAACCTTTCTTCAAAAGAGATCGCTCCCATGATGAATATTTCATATAGAGGGGTTGAATTACACCGTTACCGTCTTAGAAAGAAATTGAACCTTGTTCAGGATGAAAATCTATCCAAATTTTTATTAATGATATAAAAACAACTCTATTTTTATAGATAGTTTATTATTTACATTATTTTTTTACGGAATTACAACTCATCATTACTACATCATAACGATGTAGTCGAGTACTCATTTTCCTTGACAGCCTCTTTATAGCGTTGATTTGTTAGTTGTTTCTTTTCATTTGATGTGGCTATGTAGTAATTCCTTTATAGTTACTATAACGTTGTAATTATCTAATTTGGCTCCACTAACTTTAACAAATTATTAATACATGAGAAATTTTATTTTGAGCTTTATAGCACTCATCCTACTTCCAGCTTATATGTCTGGTCAAGTAATTAAGGGAAAAGTATTAGATAAAAATGGAATGGGAATACCAGGAGCAATTGTGGTATCTTCAAGTTCAAATACTGATACTGATTTTGACGGAAATTTTAATATCAATGCCAAAGTAGGCGAGACATTAAAAGTGACCATGTTGGGTTTTGAAGCTGTTTCTATAACTGCTACAGCTGCCCCAATGACTATAACACTGTTGGATTCCAAAGACACTGCACTAAAAGAGGTAGTAGTAATTGGGTATGGAACTAGAAAAAGATCCGATAATACTTCGGCAACTACTTCAATAAAGGCAGAAGAAATTTCGAAAACTAAAGTATTGAATGCATCACAAGCTATTCAAGGTAAAGCAGCAGGGGTGCAAGTTATTGCTTCTGATTTGCCTGGTTCAACTCCAACGGTTGTGATTAGAGGTTTAGGAACTGCTTTAGGAGGAAGATCTCCTTTGTATGTTGTTGACGGAATGCCAGTAGAAAACATAAATAATATCAATACAAATGATATTACTTCTTACGATATTTTGAAAGATGCATCTGCATTAGCAATTTATGGTAATAGAGCAGCAAATGGGGTAATTTTAATTACAACAAAAAAAGGGAGTGGAGAGAAAGCAACTGTTGAATTTGAATCGTATGCCGGTTTTAGAAATGCATTAAAGAATGTAAAAATGGCGGGTAGCAACAAGTATTCTTATTATTCTAATGTAGCTTTGGGAAATACTACTTTCTCACAAGACCAACCAACTAATACGGATTGGTACAAAGCAATTACTAGAACAGGATCATACACACAAAATAATGTTTCAGTTTCAGGTTCATCTGAAAATGTAAAATACTTTTTTAGCTTGGGTCACTATGATGAAAAAGGAATTTTGGATGGATTGGATTATAATAGGTTGACTTTAAGAAGTAACAATGATTTCAAAATTTCTAAAAGAATCAATTTATCTCAAAATTTCAGTGTAGGATTTACGCATTCAACTCCAAAACCGTTATCAGCATTTACAAATGCGTATAAGCAATCACCAATCGTTCCCGTGTATTTTCCTTCTGGACAATATGGTGTACCATTTGTTGGTTCAAACGGCTTTGCTTCTACAAGCGGATCTGCATTTAATAATGTAGGTAATCCAGTTGCTCAATTAAACTTTTTTGATGAACAACAAAAAAGTATCACCATGCAAGGTGGTTTAAAACTGGATGTAGAGTTACTTAAAGGATTGAAATTTACTTCTCAGTTTAATGCGGAATATTATACTTGGAAAAATTACAATTATGAAGACACTCAAAAAATTTGGTTGGCTGCTGATCCAACACGAGTATCAAGTACGTATTCTTCTACGGCAAATATTAATTTATTGACTAAAGAAAATGAAGATTATTTCAATTGGAATTTATCAAATTATTTAGTGTATAATAAAGTAATTGGAGAACATGATATCGAATTAATGGCTGGTGTGGAGCAATCATCAAAAGGCGCAAGAGAACACATAAAAATATCAAGAAAAAATGTGAATGCAAATGAAAACTATTGGTCTTTATCCGGAGTTGATTATGCAGCTAACGTAACTAGTTTGACTGATGTTGTCAATAATGAAAGAAGTTTGTCTTCTTATTTTGGTCGTTTCCAATATAAATTGATGGATAAATATTTAATAACAGGTACAATAAGAAGAGATGGTTCTTCACAATTTGCCAAAGATTATCGTTGGGGAACTTTCCCATCCGTAGGATTAGGTTGGATTATATCTAAAGAAAGTTTTTTAGCTGATGTTAAAGGAATTGACATGTTAAAATTACGTGGAGGTTGGGGTAAATTAGGAAACCAAAATGTTCCATTGAATAATCAATCTTTTGCTTCTGGTTTAGACAGTTATTTAGGAGGTTCTATTTTATATCCAGGTGTAAGTGTTGATTCTCAAGTTGACCCTAGTTTATCTTGGGAAATTACGGAGGAAAAAACAATAGGTTTAGATTTTGAGTTTATGGACCGCAGATTAAAAGGAGCCATTGATTTATATGATAAAAAAACTAACAATGTAATTTTAGATACTAAACCTTATTTAACAGCAGGTGTAGGTTCTACCTCTCCAGCACATGTAGGTGCGGTTTCAAACAAAGGGTATGAATTATCATTACGTTGGGATGACAAAATAAATGATAATGTATCGTATTGGATTGGTGGTAACTTCTCAAATAATAAAAATGAGTTGACTAGTTTAAGTAATCCTAATTTACCTGATAAAATTGGTGGAGGTTTAGGAAATGGACAATGGACAAAATTATTGAATAATTCTTCAATAGGACAACCATTAGGTAGTTTCTTCTTGTATGAATATGCTGGTTATGATGCTAATGGACAAATGCAATATTTAAAAGCCGATGGTTCAATTGTTAGCCAAGGATTATTAAGTATTGAAGACAGAAAATACGTTGGTTCAATATTACCAAAATCGACCTACGGAATTTCATTGGGTGTAAATTATAGAAACTTTGATTTCTCAGTTGATGGATACGGAACTAATGGAAGTAAAGTATACAATGGTAAAAAAGCACAACGTTTTTCTGGTGAAAACATTGAAAATGTTTTGGCAACAGATTTCTTTACTGTTAATAATACTGCAGCTGTAAATCCAGCTCCTTTCAATCAAGTACCAGTAGCTTCTACTTACTATATGGAATCAGGTGATTTCTTCAGAGTAAATAATATTACTTTAGGATACAAACTACCTATAAAAAGTGAGTTTATTAATTCAGCCAGAATTTACTGCAATGCAATAAATCCTTTTATCACTCAAAAATTCTCAGGATTTTCACCTGAATTGAATGGTGATGGAGATCCTTACGGTTCGCAAGGCGTTGAACTAGATGCTTATCCTGTTTTGAGATCTTTTGTAATAGGTGCTAATTTAAAATTTTAATAAAATGAAAAAGATATATATATCAGCATTTGTCCTTTCGGCATTAATTTTCTCTGGATGTACTAATGATTTTTTAGATACAAAGCAAACAGAAACCATATCAACTACAGATTTAGCCTTGTTTAATAATGATGCTGGAGCTCAAGGTTTTGTCACGGCTATTTACAGTAAATTCACAGATTGGAACATGAGTTCTTTCTCATGGATAGGGCTATCAAGTATCACATCTGATGATGCGGACAAAGGTTCTTCTCCAGGAGATACAGGATCAGATAAAGATTTAATGGATGCATTAACTTACAACTCATCAAGTGGTTCAGTTGAAGAAGTGTTTACAGCTAATTATCAAGGTATTAATAAATGCAACCAGGCTTTATCCTTTCTTCCTCAATTAGACCAAGCCGATGCTAATTTGAGAGCTCGATTAATGGGTGAAGCCAAGTTTTTAAGAGCATTTATGTACTTTACTTTAGTAAAAACATACGGAGGTGTTCCAATTGTGGATCATTTACCAAATCCTTCTTCAGAGGAAGATAGAGTAATGCAGTTAACTCGTCGTAGTACAACAGAAGTTTATGCTTTTATTGTGAGTGATTTAACGGATGCTATTGCTGTTTTGCCTGCAAAAGGGACCTATAGTGCTTCTGAAAAAGGAAGAGCTTCTATAGGGGCTGCTTATGCTTTGTTATCTAAAGTGTATTTGTACCAAAAAGAATGGCAAAAAGCTTTGGAAAATGCAAATTTAGTTGTGGGATATAGCTTGGCAACAGATTATGCTTCACAATATAAAATCACAGGAGAAAATGATTCGGAATCTATTTTTGAAATTCAAGGAACTGGTTCGACTCCAGCCAAAGGAATTCAAGGTTATTCTGCTACCCAAGGCGCTCGTGGTGCTGGTGGATGGGGTTGGGGATTCAACACGCCTTCAATGAGTTTAGTGAATGCTTATGAAGTAGGTGATGTTAGAAAAAATGCAACAATCATTTTTGCAGGAACCACTTTGTATGATGGTAGAGTAGTGCCACTAACCGTTGAAAATCCAAGATACAATTACAAAGCGTATTCTTCGGCTTATACTGATGCTTGGGATTCTGATGTAAATATTAAATACTTAAGATATGCCGAAGTTTTATTAATAAAGGCAGAGGCTATGAATGAATTGGGGCAAACGGCGACTGCAATTCCAATTTTAAACCAAATTAGAAATAGAGCAGGTTTAGCTAATACTACTGCCGTTTCTCAAGCAGATGTTAGAACTGCTATTTGGAAAGAAAGAAGAGTTGAGTTGGCTTTTGAACATGATAGATTCTATGATCTTGTAAGAACAGGTCAAGCAGCAGCTGCATTTGCTATTGATGGGAAAACATTTACTGTAGGTAAAAATGAACTTTTCCCAATGCCTCAAAAATTTATTAGTGAAGCAAATGGTTTATCGACTCAAAATCCTGGGTACTAATTTTTTAAAATTGTAATTATGAAAAAAAATAAATTTATATATTTTCTTGCCTCAATTGTTGCAGCTCCATTTTTTGTAAGCTGTGCTGGAGATAGCTTAGATACAGTTAATAGCCCAATTGCCTATGAAGCAATTGGTGGCTATGATAACTCAGATGATATTGCTGCAAGTAACTTACTTGTCAAATTAAGTTTTGATGATAATTTAACTGATAGTAAAAACAATATTACTGGATTAGTTGGTAAAAACGTTGGGTACACTCAAGGAATAAAAGGGAATGCCTATAATGGTTCAAGCTCTGAAGAGCGTTATGCAATTGGAAATGCTACAACTGCAATTACATCTTTAAACAATTATACAATTTCATTTTGGATGAATACGGCTAATACTGTTGATCCTGGAACTCCAGGTCAAGGTAAAGGGGCACAAGGTATTTTTTCTATTGTAAGACCACTTGAATTTTGGGGTGGAATTAATGTTTTTATGGAAAATCCTGATGGCGCTTTCCCAAACAGAATCAGATTAAAATTAGGTGTTGAGAATGGAAGAGCTGGAGTTGCTTGGAGAGGGCAAGGCGCTATCATGAATTTAGACAATAGTTTGAACCAATGGGTCCATGTTGTATTTAGTTATAATGCTACAAATAGTACAATTTCGGCCTATGTAAACGGTGAATTAGCTACTAATTTATCTGGTTTTGCTTATGCGCCTTCGGCTGGTGTTGCAGGTGTTGCTACATGGTATGCTGATAATCCAGGAAGTTTGGACAATATGAATAATGCTCCTAAATACGGAAATTTTGAAATGGCAGGCACCAATGGTAAAGTTGTTTTTGGAACACACCAATTTGAAACTACGCCTGCACTTAATAAT
The Flavobacterium sp. WC2421 genome window above contains:
- a CDS encoding RagB/SusD family nutrient uptake outer membrane protein; this encodes MKKIYISAFVLSALIFSGCTNDFLDTKQTETISTTDLALFNNDAGAQGFVTAIYSKFTDWNMSSFSWIGLSSITSDDADKGSSPGDTGSDKDLMDALTYNSSSGSVEEVFTANYQGINKCNQALSFLPQLDQADANLRARLMGEAKFLRAFMYFTLVKTYGGVPIVDHLPNPSSEEDRVMQLTRRSTTEVYAFIVSDLTDAIAVLPAKGTYSASEKGRASIGAAYALLSKVYLYQKEWQKALENANLVVGYSLATDYASQYKITGENDSESIFEIQGTGSTPAKGIQGYSATQGARGAGGWGWGFNTPSMSLVNAYEVGDVRKNATIIFAGTTLYDGRVVPLTVENPRYNYKAYSSAYTDAWDSDVNIKYLRYAEVLLIKAEAMNELGQTATAIPILNQIRNRAGLANTTAVSQADVRTAIWKERRVELAFEHDRFYDLVRTGQAAAAFAIDGKTFTVGKNELFPMPQKFISEANGLSTQNPGY
- a CDS encoding SusC/RagA family TonB-linked outer membrane protein, yielding MRNFILSFIALILLPAYMSGQVIKGKVLDKNGMGIPGAIVVSSSSNTDTDFDGNFNINAKVGETLKVTMLGFEAVSITATAAPMTITLLDSKDTALKEVVVIGYGTRKRSDNTSATTSIKAEEISKTKVLNASQAIQGKAAGVQVIASDLPGSTPTVVIRGLGTALGGRSPLYVVDGMPVENINNINTNDITSYDILKDASALAIYGNRAANGVILITTKKGSGEKATVEFESYAGFRNALKNVKMAGSNKYSYYSNVALGNTTFSQDQPTNTDWYKAITRTGSYTQNNVSVSGSSENVKYFFSLGHYDEKGILDGLDYNRLTLRSNNDFKISKRINLSQNFSVGFTHSTPKPLSAFTNAYKQSPIVPVYFPSGQYGVPFVGSNGFASTSGSAFNNVGNPVAQLNFFDEQQKSITMQGGLKLDVELLKGLKFTSQFNAEYYTWKNYNYEDTQKIWLAADPTRVSSTYSSTANINLLTKENEDYFNWNLSNYLVYNKVIGEHDIELMAGVEQSSKGAREHIKISRKNVNANENYWSLSGVDYAANVTSLTDVVNNERSLSSYFGRFQYKLMDKYLITGTIRRDGSSQFAKDYRWGTFPSVGLGWIISKESFLADVKGIDMLKLRGGWGKLGNQNVPLNNQSFASGLDSYLGGSILYPGVSVDSQVDPSLSWEITEEKTIGLDFEFMDRRLKGAIDLYDKKTNNVILDTKPYLTAGVGSTSPAHVGAVSNKGYELSLRWDDKINDNVSYWIGGNFSNNKNELTSLSNPNLPDKIGGGLGNGQWTKLLNNSSIGQPLGSFFLYEYAGYDANGQMQYLKADGSIVSQGLLSIEDRKYVGSILPKSTYGISLGVNYRNFDFSVDGYGTNGSKVYNGKKAQRFSGENIENVLATDFFTVNNTAAVNPAPFNQVPVASTYYMESGDFFRVNNITLGYKLPIKSEFINSARIYCNAINPFITQKFSGFSPELNGDGDPYGSQGVELDAYPVLRSFVIGANLKF
- a CDS encoding LuxR C-terminal-related transcriptional regulator, which codes for MKAKTIPLFFFFFLSIQLCAQDLLPFVENYSKSNYQGDNQIWNVAQGTDDAMYFANNYNLLRYDGVKWEKYSLPNKTIIRSIMVDGDRIYSGSYKEFGYWFRKGGKMQYVSLSKGNKVFDDKNNEEIWKIIKFKGQIYFQSFNSLFLFDGKAIKQIKFPFLASYCFVVDNQLLIASVEKGIYKMNQGIIQKVNEWSILENNVIHAIQKHDGKIYFFTKKNGVYVLENNTLIPWKNALNTMLKSANINVAEFIKNNKLVIGTASKGVFIFDLNDGSYTNINRNNVLMNNSILSIGHDKEDDLWLGLDNGIAHIEVNSPVSIFYDSSGILGSVYSVASIPKGYLMASNHGVYKYVDKQLSLIPNSEGQAWNISKINNKFLIGHNEGTFIYENDSFYKLSSINGGWNMTKSSINNSFIQATYSGVVIYNDVNDLSKHIVVKGVLKPIKYVAQNRKNEIWAADNNRGLYRIVYNDAYETLSVDNVTQLSKITNDFGVKIVEFRNEILFLIHHTWYTYNSITNQLEENELFNVNFKNVSDIVTIDENHFMVLKDGLLYHIFANKNKFIWNIVQEKYYKGKIINDNLNVFKSNDNYLLNLDDGFIKLQLKYNNKPIPKIKVEAFNVDQLVVNKSKIDYNSELKLHVISGIYGANKPSLFYKINDSKEFLGVKEGTIVLNNLDSGDYEVSVYNHDGLNYNKVAEFNYEVAKPWYYSFWMILLYLIVISVILYVYYRWNKIRYIQKLALREEELKHQKKILEMELKAENELNSQEYEKHILELELQSKSSEVAGKSLSIAKQSEMIEKIQGILNTETDINKLTSEIKKAIKINAVNKHEWETFETNLNQIHNEFIINLSKKFPILTPKDIKLCIYLKMNLSSKEIAPMMNISYRGVELHRYRLRKKLNLVQDENLSKFLLMI
- a CDS encoding LamG-like jellyroll fold domain-containing protein, with translation MKKNKFIYFLASIVAAPFFVSCAGDSLDTVNSPIAYEAIGGYDNSDDIAASNLLVKLSFDDNLTDSKNNITGLVGKNVGYTQGIKGNAYNGSSSEERYAIGNATTAITSLNNYTISFWMNTANTVDPGTPGQGKGAQGIFSIVRPLEFWGGINVFMENPDGAFPNRIRLKLGVENGRAGVAWRGQGAIMNLDNSLNQWVHVVFSYNATNSTISAYVNGELATNLSGFAYAPSAGVAGVATWYADNPGSLDNMNNAPKYGNFEMAGTNGKVVFGTHQFETTPALNNGSQQDWATSYAGLMDEFRIYNVSLSNNDVKALYLLEKDNR